In Polaribacter sp. L3A8, a genomic segment contains:
- a CDS encoding dipeptidyl-peptidase 3 family protein, protein MNIKQIIYAFSAAVLLVSCTAETKKETKNETLEVATEFNHFVEQFSDIKVLRYKIPGFEELSLKEKELVYYLTQAGLSGRDMMWDQNYRYNLSIREALESINKNYKGDRESEDFKLFKTYLKRVWFSNGIHHHYSNDKIKPAFTEAYFTNDLLKNSNTELSSEIVAILFNDVDAKKVTKKAGIDNVLSSAINFYQSDITDKEVSDFYKTAYKGPKEQPIEAGLNSKLVRENGKLVEKVWKSGGMYGTAIDHVIGWLEKAKAVAENNKQANALDLLIEYYKTGSLDVWDQYCIAWATSTEGNIDWINGFIEVYNDPKGYRGSYETVVQIKDFDMSRKMKVLSENAQWFEDNAPLDPTHKKENVVGVSYKTVNVAGEAGDASPSTPIGVNLPNNNWIRQQHGSKSVSLGNIIGAYNNVGGTGRLKEFANDDEEIRIEKKYGKIGDKLHTSLHEVVGHASGKINEGIGQPKETLQNYASTMEEGRADLVGLYYLMDVKLQELGLTDNYKELGMAAYDGYIRNGLMTQLVRINLGDDIEEDHMVNRQWVSAWAFEQGKKDNVIEKITRDGKTYFNINDYNKLREIFGRLLKESQRIKSEGDFEAAKNLVEGYGVKVDQQIHKEVIERNKQFTSAPYSGFVNPVLVPVLDENGNILDVKVTQPKSFEEQMVFYSKNYNFLGTEN, encoded by the coding sequence ATGAATATAAAACAGATAATTTATGCTTTTTCAGCAGCTGTATTATTGGTGTCTTGTACAGCAGAAACTAAAAAAGAGACGAAAAATGAAACCTTAGAAGTAGCTACAGAATTTAATCATTTTGTAGAACAATTTTCAGATATTAAAGTATTACGTTACAAAATACCCGGTTTCGAAGAACTTTCCTTAAAAGAAAAAGAACTTGTGTATTATTTAACACAAGCGGGTTTGTCTGGTAGAGATATGATGTGGGATCAAAACTATCGCTACAATTTAAGTATTAGAGAAGCTTTAGAAAGCATCAACAAAAACTACAAGGGCGATAGAGAAAGTGAAGATTTTAAATTGTTTAAAACCTATTTAAAAAGAGTTTGGTTTTCTAACGGAATTCATCATCATTATTCTAATGATAAAATAAAACCAGCGTTTACAGAAGCGTATTTTACAAACGATTTATTAAAAAACTCAAATACTGAATTGTCATCAGAAATTGTAGCTATTTTATTTAATGATGTTGATGCTAAAAAGGTAACTAAAAAAGCAGGAATTGATAATGTTTTATCTTCTGCAATTAACTTTTATCAATCGGATATTACAGATAAAGAAGTATCAGATTTTTATAAAACAGCTTATAAAGGGCCAAAAGAGCAGCCAATTGAGGCAGGTTTAAATTCTAAACTAGTTCGTGAAAACGGAAAATTAGTAGAAAAAGTATGGAAATCTGGCGGGATGTATGGTACTGCCATTGACCATGTTATTGGTTGGTTAGAAAAAGCAAAAGCTGTAGCAGAAAACAACAAGCAAGCAAATGCTTTAGATTTGTTAATTGAGTATTATAAAACGGGTAGTTTAGATGTTTGGGATCAATATTGTATTGCTTGGGCAACATCAACCGAAGGTAATATCGATTGGATTAATGGTTTTATAGAAGTGTATAACGATCCAAAAGGGTATAGAGGTTCTTATGAAACGGTTGTTCAAATAAAAGATTTTGATATGTCTCGTAAAATGAAAGTTTTGTCTGAAAATGCACAATGGTTTGAAGATAATGCTCCGCTAGATCCAACTCATAAAAAAGAAAATGTAGTGGGGGTTTCTTACAAAACTGTAAATGTTGCTGGTGAAGCAGGAGATGCGTCACCAAGTACACCAATTGGAGTAAACTTACCTAATAATAATTGGATTCGTCAGCAACATGGTTCTAAATCGGTTTCTTTAGGAAACATTATTGGAGCTTATAATAATGTTGGAGGAACAGGTAGGTTAAAAGAGTTTGCAAATGATGATGAAGAAATTAGAATAGAGAAGAAATACGGAAAAATTGGAGATAAATTACATACGTCTTTACATGAAGTTGTTGGGCATGCTTCTGGTAAAATAAACGAAGGCATTGGGCAGCCTAAAGAAACACTTCAAAATTATGCTTCTACTATGGAAGAGGGACGTGCAGATTTAGTTGGTTTGTATTATTTAATGGATGTTAAATTGCAAGAATTAGGCTTAACGGATAATTATAAAGAATTAGGTATGGCTGCGTATGATGGTTATATTAGAAATGGATTAATGACGCAATTAGTGAGAATTAATTTAGGTGATGATATTGAAGAAGACCACATGGTAAACAGACAATGGGTTTCTGCTTGGGCATTTGAGCAAGGAAAAAAAGACAATGTAATTGAGAAAATTACAAGAGATGGTAAAACATACTTTAATATAAATGATTACAATAAATTAAGAGAAATTTTTGGTCGCTTATTAAAAGAATCACAACGTATAAAGTCTGAAGGGGATTTTGAAGCAGCTAAAAATTTAGTTGAGGGTTATGGTGTAAAAGTAGATCAACAGATACATAAAGAGGTAATTGAAAGAAATAAACAATTTACTTCTGCCCCTTATAGTGGTTTTGTAAACCCTGTTTTAGTACCTGTTTTAGATGAAAATGGAAACATTTTAGATGTTAAAGTAACACAACCAAAAAGTTTTGAAGAACAAATGGTATTCTATTCTAAAAATTATAATTTTTTAGGAACAGAAAATTAA
- a CDS encoding PorP/SprF family type IX secretion system membrane protein: MIYKTPLKNLRIEYFYRQHFVVVILILLFNTINYAQQAPHYTQYMYNMQILNPAFVGSRADLNISLLSRQQWVGFEGAPRTQTFSINARSKDGFGYGATVINDKLGLTNSTNINIDASYTLPTSRFGRLSFGLKGGLTFFNNNLANAITTDNESYASTSGRFPNIGFGGLYYEETFFIGLSIPNILKSNQFKTIENVDENYGASNHNYFLATGMIFDLSQDFIFKPSTIIKYSPSLPLSIDINSNLIYKDRFEAGLSYRYENSVSALFAIVFNKKYRVGYSYDYKLASSGSNLSSHEIILTFDFNLNRNTHWLYHNRCYF, translated from the coding sequence ATGATATACAAAACCCCCTTAAAAAATTTAAGAATTGAATATTTTTATAGACAACACTTTGTTGTTGTCATCTTAATTCTTTTATTTAACACAATTAACTACGCCCAACAAGCCCCACATTATACACAATATATGTACAATATGCAGATATTAAACCCTGCTTTTGTTGGCTCTAGAGCAGATTTAAACATCTCCTTATTGTCTCGTCAACAATGGGTTGGTTTTGAAGGTGCTCCAAGAACTCAAACTTTTTCTATAAATGCAAGATCTAAGGACGGTTTTGGTTATGGAGCAACTGTTATAAACGACAAATTAGGCTTAACAAATAGCACAAACATAAATATAGATGCTTCTTACACGCTTCCTACTTCCAGATTCGGAAGATTATCCTTTGGTTTAAAAGGGGGTTTAACTTTTTTTAATAATAACTTAGCAAATGCGATAACAACCGATAATGAATCTTATGCTTCTACGAGTGGAAGATTCCCTAATATAGGTTTTGGAGGATTGTACTATGAAGAGACCTTTTTTATTGGGTTATCAATACCTAACATCTTAAAATCGAATCAATTTAAAACGATTGAAAATGTCGATGAAAATTATGGAGCAAGTAATCATAATTACTTTTTAGCTACAGGAATGATTTTCGATTTATCTCAAGATTTTATTTTTAAGCCATCAACAATTATAAAATACAGTCCTAGCTTACCTCTTTCTATAGACATCAATTCTAATTTAATTTATAAAGATAGATTTGAAGCAGGATTGTCTTATCGTTATGAAAATTCTGTTAGTGCTTTATTTGCCATCGTCTTTAATAAAAAATATAGAGTAGGCTATTCTTATGATTACAAGTTAGCTAGCTCTGGTAGTAATTTAAGTTCTCATGAAATTATACTCACCTTTGATTTCAACTTAAACAGAAACACACATTGGTTATATCATAACCGTTGTTACTTTTAA